One Actinoplanes missouriensis 431 DNA segment encodes these proteins:
- a CDS encoding LacI family DNA-binding transcriptional regulator, which translates to MSTIGEIARRAGVSRSTVSYVLSGNRPVAEETRRRIQAVIDETGYRPNASARALREGRTHTLGLVIPPAGDRLTGMQLDFVAAVVEAAARADLDVLLSPSGGDHERSFTRVVDGRRVDGVILMEVRLDDDRVTRLQRSDLPFVTIGRTAQPDGTAWVDADYENLVARCVDHLADLGHRHVALVNRSAERVAAGYGPARRALAGFTAAIAGRGLTGVDVCCGDDPAAGEACVEQLLAGAPEVTAIVTVNEAALPGMRRALDAAGLVVPRDFSVTGVAARQPAEDFRPPLTSAGVPVEEMGTQAVALLRERIARPAAPPGHRLYRPPISLRSSTGPAPRRVS; encoded by the coding sequence ATGAGCACCATCGGCGAGATCGCCCGGCGGGCGGGCGTCTCCCGCAGCACCGTGTCCTACGTGCTCAGCGGCAACCGCCCGGTCGCCGAGGAGACCCGCCGGCGTATCCAGGCCGTCATCGACGAGACCGGCTACCGGCCGAACGCCAGCGCCCGTGCCCTGCGTGAGGGCCGCACCCACACCCTGGGCCTGGTCATCCCGCCGGCCGGCGACCGGCTCACCGGCATGCAGCTGGACTTCGTCGCCGCCGTCGTGGAGGCCGCCGCCCGCGCCGACCTCGACGTGCTGCTGTCGCCCTCCGGCGGTGACCACGAGCGGTCGTTCACCCGTGTCGTCGACGGCCGCCGTGTCGACGGCGTAATCCTCATGGAGGTCCGCCTCGACGACGACCGGGTGACCCGCCTGCAGCGGAGCGACCTGCCGTTCGTCACGATCGGCCGTACCGCGCAGCCGGACGGCACGGCCTGGGTCGACGCCGACTACGAGAATCTCGTCGCCCGCTGCGTCGACCACCTCGCCGACCTCGGCCACCGGCACGTCGCGCTGGTCAACCGGTCCGCCGAACGGGTCGCGGCCGGTTACGGCCCGGCCCGCCGCGCGCTGGCCGGGTTCACCGCCGCGATCGCCGGGCGCGGGCTGACCGGCGTCGACGTGTGCTGCGGCGACGACCCGGCGGCCGGCGAGGCCTGCGTGGAGCAGCTGCTCGCCGGCGCCCCGGAGGTCACCGCGATCGTCACCGTCAACGAGGCGGCGCTGCCCGGCATGCGGCGCGCCCTCGACGCGGCCGGCCTGGTCGTGCCACGGGACTTCTCGGTCACCGGCGTCGCGGCCCGGCAGCCGGCGGAGGACTTCCGCCCGCCGCTCACCTCCGCCGGCGTGCCGGTCGAGGAGATGGGCACGCAGGCCGTGGCGCTGCTGCGGGAGCGGATCGCCAGGCCGGCTGCACCGCCGGGGCACCGCCTCTACCGCCCGCCGATCTCGTTGCGGTCCAGCACCGGCCCGGCCCCGCGCCGCGTCTCGTAG